From the genome of Trypanosoma brucei brucei TREU927 chromosome 11 chr11_scaffold01 genomic scaffold, whole genome shotgun sequence:
CACCATGTTGTTGATATCACACTGCTTGATCTCGTGATTTCCGCACAAGTTTATGCGACGCAATTTCCCCTTGCTTCCGTGGTCCTCGCAGAGCCTTGCGAGAATTGGCCCATGCACATCCTCAAAGTCATTAAAGCTCAGATTGACATCTTCAAGCGAAGGATGATTGTTGAAGACGTCCACCAGTCTTTCCACATTTTTCATCTGCGCCTGCGGGTCCTCGCAGTACTGAGGTTTGCGCGAACCCAACAAGTTGTGGGAAAGATCTAACTCCGCCAAATATGTGTTGCTTGAGACACCAGGAACTACCACAGAGGCGTCTGTAATGGCATTGTGCGCCAAAGTAAGCCGCTGTAATACGGGTGAACTAATCATTAGGTGGGTTAGAGCGTCAACAGCATTATCGATATTGTTGCGTGAGAGATTCACATCAACAAGTGATATTGGCATCGACGCAGCGGATGGAAACAAGACATTCAGACCCGATGATCGGATGTTGTTGTTAGCAAGATTCAGAACGCGTAGTGTGGGACGCCTGTTACACATGGCAGTACTATAGAGCGCGGCAGCAACAAATCCCAACGCTGTCGTATCATGCGGTGCCGCAACGTCCCCACAAATGTCATTGCTCTCAAGATCTAGTTCCTCCAGCGAGGATACAGTTGCAATGGTACTCAACAGGGCAGAAGCTAAGGTTGTTCCTAGGTAATTCCCGGCAACTGACAACCGGCGCAGCCTGCCATTTTCCCTCAACGCTGCAGCCGTCGCTTGCATAGCCGCTAGAGCCATTTTTTGTTGGGCCttgcttgttttcttcccagCGAGTTGGTTCCGACGTAATATAAGCGTGTTAAGGACAGTTTTTTGAGACGACAGCAGCACCTTCGAAATGTAGTGCAGGCCATGAAAGCCTATGCCGTTATCCGTAAGGTCGAGGACCTCAACGGAATGGTTTTCGGCAAGTGCTGTGGCGACCATATGAGCCCCTACAGGGCCTAACAGGTTACCTGAAAGATCCAACACACGTAACCTGTGGTAATGCCGGAGTGGGCCCATAAGGTGCCAAAGCGGCAAGTCTTGCCAGCTCTCAACGTCTACAGTGGTTGCGTCATTTTCAGGGTCTAGCTCATTCACTTCGACAGGTGGCGCTTCCTCACCTTCCCCACCACTGTGGATATCGTTGTGAGCTAGCCTCAAGCAGCGCAAAAATTTGTTCTTCTTAAGCACCTCACTGATCGCCTCCAAACCGCTGTATTCTTCACCAAAGACGGGATCATCAGGCTGATGCTCCGGGTCCTCATCGGTGTCTGGTGAAGGGGTCCCCAACTGATTATCAGAAAGGTCCAGCGCTACGATGGAAATGTTTTTCGTGAGAGCTTTGGCGATTACACCAAATCCAAACGGCCCCAACATGTTACTGCTAAGGTCCAGTACTTTAATGGTTTCATTGGCGTCGATAACCTTCGCCAGCATACGCAACGGAACGAGAGAGACACGTTCGTCCTCGTTGGGTGCGCACAGTTGATTGTGGTCAAGCAGCAGCACCCGAATCTTTGTGTCATTCATGAGTATTTTACATATGTTGCGAAACGCGTCTAGTTCATACGCGGCCCGCTGGCGGATTGCGTCGTCGTAGGTTGTGTATTGCACCTCCTGACTTTGGCACCAAGCCATCAGCTCCTCATTGATGGAGTAATCAGTTTCgtcttccatttcttcttcctctgtaTCCTCTGTGCCATCATCACTACCCTTAGCAGGTTTCGGCGCCGGGAGTGGGAATCGTTGCATTAACTCATTTATCTTCGCCACCACTGTCGATGGTGGAGCCTCGGCATGGTTGTGTGGCATGACGGCCCCGTCACCTAGGTTAAGACAAGTAACATTGGAGTTGTAAAGAGTCATGAGTCGCTCAAGTCTTTGTACATCATCAAAGGTCATGACGGGGTGTGGCTTAAGGTGATGTATATAGGGCAAAACCACCCGCAGCGCCTCCAGCTGACCTTCATCTGGCAAAGCAACCGGCACCTGAAGGCCGTAACCCGCAACGGCAGCAGCGTCAGCACCGCTGATGGAGGAAAGCACCTCCCGCATTGCGCGCTCAGCAGTGGATGGTATAACCCACTTTGCAGGCGGAAGTGCGAGCGGGATGCTATTAGGGTTGATGGGCTGGTTGCTAGAAACATGAGCCCTAATTGTAGCGCCGTGTAGTGCTCGCGCAAGTTGTGCTGCTCTAATCGCAGCGTAGAGGCCTTCATCGCCGGCGAATCGGGACTCGCCCGTCGGCGTCACAAACAGCATTAGGTGCGGATGAGCTGCCTTGCTGTATCTAAAAAGGTTATTTGTCAGTATGTATGTTCTTTCCCTCTGCTACTTGAGAGAACAAGGCCACTGTTTTCACTTCCCTATGAAGCGCTTGGTGGCGGGTAAGGAAATGGTGACAAGTACGTAGTTCACTAACGGGAGATACgaaggggagaaagaaaagatataaGAAACAGGTAAGGCACTGATGGGAAGGAATTTGGCACTCAAAtgagacagaaaacaaaaggatcaaatcgaagaggaaaaaaaaaacaggaacaaAGCCATCGAAACCAACGACACCGGTAAATAGGAGTCGTTTGTTGAGTTGAACGTTTTCCACCACTGGGGGTAAATATATAACTGTGTTAATTTTTCTAAATGCACAAACTGAACTGGTGCTTAACTCACATAGCGTCACTCGCCTTCAAGCATCCCTACCCGTTCCCGTTACTCGATAACGAGTGAAAACGCATTTAACAATTAGATGCCCAGTCGCATACTAATTCTCAGCTCCACCAATGAGATGGAAACAAATACACGACGGAAACAAGCATCCTCTACACAGAAAGCCACTGGACTCCATCGTCTCGCACTTCTCCCTTAACACGAGAGAACACGAAATTATCATCGTGGGCGAGTAAATTTCGCAGATAAACGTCGTGGTGATCTGACGGCCGATGCGGTCGCAAAGGATCTGGTTGGATCTGCTGTAATACATACAACGCCCGACCGCAGCGCCGCCTGTGCTCCCGTTCAAGCCGCTTCAGCACTTCGGCATGGGAATCTACAGTCTGAGTGAAATCGCTCTTCCGTGACGCCGGGGACGCGAAGCGAAGTGTTACGAGACCACCCTTCAGTATCGGAGGTGTTACGGGCCAGCTTCCGCCGTTCGCAGTGGCCCTGGAAGCCGTGGGTGCGGAGGGATCCAAAACTTTTGTAGGCGTCTCAGAGTTATCGCCAAGATTTTCCGCGATCACAGTATTTACCGGATTGCAGAGGGTTGAATACCCCGCGACTGCCTGCGGGGATGGCGCAGTACGACGTGATGGGCACCCTTTCAGTTTTTTACCCCCATTATGACAATCCCCCGCCATCAACTCTCCTTCTACAGCTGTATGACCGACTTgacagaaaaaaggaggaacagGCAGGTTCACATCTGTTGTTGCCCCGCACTGCGACCCCGCTTCACTGGTGAAAGCAGTACTTCTTCGTACAGTAGCCGCGTATGAGTCCTTATCAATACTTGGAGGAGTATGACTGGACATCTCACGGGACCGCATCCTTCTCTTGTTACCTGACTTCTCAATGCTAGGCCGACTTGAATATCCAGGGCCATGGGGCCAACAATAGTCTGACCATGATGCGCCGCATCTATCTCTTTGGCATGAATGAGATGAGCAGCTAAAGCGCGTAGAAGTGCCGGCGGAAGTGCCACTCCTATGCATATATTCCTTAGAAAAATACTTGTGGGACCGCCTCCCCTTTTTGTGTTGGCTAAGTGGAATAAAACGGAATGGAGGGCAGTGATTGGAAGGCACGAGT
Proteins encoded in this window:
- a CDS encoding hypothetical protein, conserved (GPI-Anchor Signal predicted for Tb11.02.4230 by DGPI v2.04 with cleavage site probability 0.77400005 near 852), producing the protein MLFVTPTGESRFAGDEGLYAAIRAAQLARALHGATIRAHVSSNQPINPNSIPLALPPAKWVIPSTAERAMREVLSSISGADAAAVAGYGLQVPVALPDEGQLEALRVVLPYIHHLKPHPVMTFDDVQRLERLMTLYNSNVTCLNLGDGAVMPHNHAEAPPSTVVAKINELMQRFPLPAPKPAKGSDDGTEDTEEEEMEDETDYSINEELMAWCQSQEVQYTTYDDAIRQRAAYELDAFRNICKILMNDTKIRVLLLDHNQLCAPNEDERVSLVPLRMLAKVIDANETIKVLDLSSNMLGPFGFGVIAKALTKNISIVALDLSDNQLGTPSPDTDEDPEHQPDDPVFGEEYSGLEAISEVLKKNKFLRCLRLAHNDIHSGGEGEEAPPVEVNELDPENDATTVDVESWQDLPLWHLMGPLRHYHRLRVLDLSGNLLGPVGAHMVATALAENHSVEVLDLTDNGIGFHGLHYISKVLLSSQKTVLNTLILRRNQLAGKKTSKAQQKMALAAMQATAAALRENGRLRRLSVAGNYLGTTLASALLSTIATVSSLEELDLESNDICGDVAAPHDTTALGFVAAALYSTAMCNRRPTLRVLNLANNNIRSSGLNVLFPSAASMPISLVDVNLSRNNIDNAVDALTHLMISSPVLQRLTLAHNAITDASVVVPGVSSNTYLAELDLSHNLLGSRKPQYCEDPQAQMKNVERLVDVFNNHPSLEDVNLSFNDFEDVHGPILARLCEDHGSKGKLRRINLCGNHEIKQCDINNMVRALPQKSGIEVFYISSTYPATTTSGGVIFPVGRDAALDAPTDRQQQQIPLLKLMHETVHQCPSLLDINCDLQRSAMKSEESADGDAGADVGGRTVEEIKQCLLLNALMAPQV